From a single Streptomyces liliifuscus genomic region:
- the lexA gene encoding transcriptional repressor LexA, whose product MDNNASTRRGRPPGTRTAEGELTDRQAAIVRYITESVDRQGYPPSMREIGQAVKLASTSSVAHQLMALERKGVLYRDPHRPRAYCVRPSWAPDLGNSAEPAVDVPLVGRIAAGAPLLAEEVVEDVYALPRQLVGEGELFALTVVGDSMIEMAICDGDIVIVRRMDSADHGDVVAALLEDEATVKQLRRQDGRVWLMPHNSAYEPIPGDQAQILGKVVSVLRQL is encoded by the coding sequence ATGGACAACAACGCGTCGACACGCCGGGGCCGGCCCCCAGGCACCCGGACCGCGGAAGGAGAGCTGACGGACCGGCAAGCGGCTATCGTCCGCTACATCACGGAGTCGGTCGACCGGCAGGGCTACCCCCCGTCGATGCGGGAGATCGGCCAGGCCGTGAAGCTCGCCAGTACGTCCTCGGTCGCCCATCAGCTGATGGCCCTGGAACGCAAAGGCGTCCTGTACCGCGACCCGCACCGTCCCCGCGCCTACTGCGTACGTCCCTCCTGGGCGCCCGACCTGGGAAACAGCGCCGAGCCCGCGGTGGATGTGCCGCTCGTCGGACGGATCGCCGCCGGCGCACCCCTGCTCGCCGAGGAAGTGGTCGAGGACGTCTACGCGCTGCCGCGACAACTCGTCGGCGAAGGCGAGTTGTTCGCCCTGACCGTGGTCGGCGACAGCATGATCGAGATGGCGATCTGCGACGGCGACATCGTCATCGTCCGCCGCATGGACAGCGCCGACCACGGCGATGTCGTCGCCGCGCTCCTCGAAGACGAAGCCACGGTCAAACAGCTGCGCCGACAGGACGGCCGGGTGTGGCTCATGCCCCACAACTCCGCATACGAGCCGATCCCCGGCGACCAGGCCCAGATCCTCGGCAAAGTCGTGAGTGTTCTGCGCCAACTCTGA
- a CDS encoding universal stress protein: protein MREHRGTLKAVETMVLPIVVGVDGSEPSLHAVDWAVDEAVRHGVPLRVVHASLWERYEGAALADTPDVASDAVTGHDLAESVVAGAAWRAGLRAPTLEISTGVVPEDPVSALLREALRASAVVTGVRGRGPIRELLLGSVSLSLAARAPCPVVVVRGRTQNSQAATGRIVLGVGTGVTAPATVRYAFREAAVRACEIEAVRAWRRPAHRTAPHPLPDGATHAEEVAAAALLDEALDGVAQEYPGVTVHRALVEGSARHALVTRSSAGDLLIIGARRPRGHLGPQLGLVGHTVLHHSDCPVAVVSQQE from the coding sequence ATGAGAGAACATCGCGGAACGCTGAAGGCGGTGGAAACGATGGTGCTGCCGATCGTCGTGGGTGTCGATGGCTCGGAGCCCAGCCTCCATGCCGTCGACTGGGCCGTGGACGAGGCGGTCCGCCACGGGGTGCCGCTGCGGGTCGTCCACGCCTCCCTCTGGGAGCGGTACGAGGGTGCGGCCCTGGCGGACACACCCGATGTCGCCTCGGATGCGGTAACCGGACACGACCTCGCCGAGAGCGTCGTGGCGGGAGCGGCCTGGCGTGCCGGGCTGCGCGCCCCGACGCTGGAGATCAGCACGGGCGTGGTACCGGAGGATCCCGTGTCGGCCCTGCTGCGCGAGGCACTCCGCGCCAGTGCCGTAGTGACCGGTGTACGAGGCAGGGGCCCGATCAGGGAACTCCTGCTGGGCTCGGTCAGCCTCTCCCTCGCCGCCCGTGCTCCCTGCCCGGTCGTCGTCGTACGCGGCCGGACACAGAACAGCCAAGCCGCCACCGGCCGTATCGTGCTGGGCGTCGGCACCGGTGTCACAGCGCCGGCGACGGTCCGGTACGCCTTCCGGGAGGCCGCGGTACGCGCGTGCGAGATCGAGGCGGTACGGGCCTGGCGTCGCCCGGCACACCGGACTGCGCCGCATCCGCTGCCTGACGGGGCCACCCACGCCGAGGAGGTTGCCGCCGCGGCTCTCCTCGATGAGGCGTTGGACGGCGTTGCCCAGGAGTACCCCGGCGTCACCGTGCACCGCGCGCTTGTCGAGGGCTCCGCACGCCATGCTCTGGTGACCCGGTCCTCGGCGGGCGACCTCCTGATCATCGGCGCCCGCCGGCCTCGCGGCCACCTCGGACCGCAGCTCGGCCTGGTCGGACACACGGTGCTGCACCACTCCGACTGCCCGGTGGCGGTGGTTTCGCAACAGGAGTGA
- a CDS encoding lipase family protein: MLGMGSLVAAGLTVPAYTAGASEPAVGCDAADDAIYAPPATAPGTPGQVVSCRPTKLPHVPGNIPMNAWKVQYSSTNNADEPVAVSGTVAVPKAEWRGAGPRPIVAFNPGTLGLGPQCAFSKQLAGEYQDAYEGDNISAALKAGYAVAATDGAGYLTGQTHPYVSGQDAGYALLDVARAAPAVPGSGLDGKAPVGLWGYSEGGAASLWAAQLAESYAPDVNVVADASGGVPGDLKVVAKALDGGPFAGFLTDALIGLAAAHPQMPFDEIMNGTGKEAIEKAKSLCLVGTIANFAGQKVENYSTDRLSLDQIYALKGGDGTTWGEVVDRQKLGTGVGPRGSDAKHEIGFPVMQYRGLFDEVIPTETEDATRQAYCSAQVPTRWRTYPGEHLTADNQAVNDVVAWLGDRFAGKTEYGNC, from the coding sequence ATGCTCGGGATGGGCTCCCTCGTGGCGGCGGGGCTCACGGTTCCGGCCTACACGGCAGGGGCATCCGAACCGGCCGTCGGCTGTGACGCCGCGGACGACGCGATCTACGCCCCGCCGGCCACCGCCCCCGGCACGCCCGGCCAGGTCGTCTCCTGCCGCCCGACCAAGCTGCCGCACGTGCCGGGCAACATCCCCATGAACGCCTGGAAGGTGCAGTACAGCTCGACGAACAATGCCGACGAGCCGGTGGCCGTCTCCGGTACGGTCGCGGTGCCGAAAGCCGAGTGGCGGGGTGCGGGGCCGCGCCCGATCGTGGCGTTCAACCCCGGCACGCTGGGCCTCGGCCCTCAGTGCGCCTTCTCCAAGCAACTGGCCGGCGAGTACCAGGACGCGTACGAGGGCGACAACATCTCCGCCGCTCTGAAGGCCGGTTACGCCGTCGCCGCCACGGACGGGGCGGGTTATCTGACTGGGCAGACCCACCCGTACGTCTCCGGCCAGGACGCCGGGTACGCACTGCTGGACGTCGCCAGGGCCGCGCCCGCCGTTCCCGGCAGCGGCCTGGACGGCAAGGCGCCGGTCGGCCTCTGGGGCTACTCGGAAGGAGGCGCGGCCAGCCTGTGGGCGGCGCAGCTGGCGGAGTCGTACGCGCCTGATGTCAACGTCGTCGCCGACGCCTCCGGAGGTGTCCCCGGTGATCTGAAGGTCGTCGCGAAGGCCCTGGACGGCGGTCCCTTCGCGGGCTTTCTCACGGACGCCCTGATCGGCCTGGCGGCCGCGCACCCGCAGATGCCGTTCGACGAAATCATGAACGGGACCGGCAAGGAGGCAATCGAGAAGGCCAAGTCCCTGTGCTTGGTGGGAACCATCGCGAACTTCGCGGGACAGAAGGTCGAGAACTACAGCACGGACCGGCTTTCCCTCGACCAGATTTACGCCCTGAAGGGCGGCGACGGCACCACGTGGGGCGAGGTCGTGGACCGGCAGAAGCTGGGCACAGGCGTCGGGCCGAGGGGCTCGGACGCCAAGCACGAAATTGGCTTCCCCGTCATGCAGTACCGCGGGCTGTTCGACGAGGTGATCCCGACCGAGACCGAGGACGCGACCCGGCAGGCGTACTGCTCCGCCCAGGTGCCCACGCGCTGGAGGACCTATCCGGGCGAGCACTTGACCGCCGACAACCAGGCGGTGAATGACGTCGTCGCCTGGCTGGGCGACCGGTTCGCGGGGAAGACGGAATACGGCAACTGCTGA
- a CDS encoding alpha/beta hydrolase, giving the protein MPSATFALMESWFQQSISQRGPMNLAADREQAATLADMYRPIPGVVDEPVAALRQGSYLMTPDGARDDVAILYIHGGGFRSGLARGARGLGARLALETKARVMLPEYRLAPEDPFPAGLDDCLAAFDQAALLAPKVVVAGESAGANLALAVLLRRSAEKHPGVLAGACYSGVFDLRKGRFSEGSWADNAGSDLLLPDELGLAMHDDYLGGHPATDPLVSPVVADLHGLPPLFLQVSGAERVLDDSLTLADRAVRSGVEVVLEVWPSMFHAWQMAAGFLPEATEAVTRTAAFVQRAIDGRFVDGAALRGGPASLDDIP; this is encoded by the coding sequence ATGCCCAGTGCCACCTTTGCCCTGATGGAGAGCTGGTTTCAGCAGTCGATCAGCCAACGCGGGCCCATGAATCTTGCGGCGGACCGCGAGCAGGCCGCCACACTTGCGGACATGTACCGGCCGATACCGGGCGTCGTTGACGAGCCGGTCGCGGCACTCCGTCAGGGCTCCTATCTGATGACCCCTGACGGAGCACGCGACGACGTAGCGATCCTCTACATCCATGGCGGCGGGTTCCGCTCAGGCTTGGCGAGGGGTGCTCGTGGCCTCGGGGCGCGCCTCGCCCTGGAAACCAAGGCACGGGTGATGCTGCCGGAGTACCGGCTGGCTCCCGAGGACCCGTTCCCCGCAGGACTTGACGACTGCCTGGCCGCGTTCGACCAGGCCGCCCTGTTGGCGCCCAAGGTCGTGGTGGCCGGAGAATCCGCTGGAGCCAACCTCGCGCTCGCGGTTCTTCTGCGGCGCTCGGCGGAGAAGCACCCCGGAGTTCTTGCCGGAGCCTGCTACTCCGGTGTTTTCGACCTGCGCAAGGGGCGCTTCTCCGAGGGAAGCTGGGCCGACAATGCAGGCTCCGATCTGCTGCTGCCGGACGAGCTCGGCCTGGCCATGCACGACGACTACCTCGGCGGCCACCCGGCCACCGACCCCTTGGTGAGCCCAGTCGTCGCCGACCTGCACGGTCTGCCACCCCTGTTTCTCCAGGTGTCCGGCGCCGAGCGTGTACTCGACGACTCGCTGACTCTGGCCGACCGGGCGGTCCGGTCGGGCGTGGAGGTCGTTCTCGAGGTGTGGCCGAGCATGTTCCACGCGTGGCAGATGGCGGCCGGCTTCCTGCCCGAGGCCACCGAGGCTGTGACCCGCACCGCCGCGTTCGTGCAGCGGGCCATCGACGGCCGTTTCGTCGACGGCGCTGCCTTGCGGGGTGGTCCGGCGAGCCTGGACGACATTCCCTGA
- a CDS encoding alpha-L-rhamnosidase: MNQETLDRAGVVADVRFEHVRDALGLGTGRPRLSWTTLTQARDWTQRAYEVELTVPDGDTPAVRMRVESADSVLVTWPFEPLPARGRATVRVRVTGSDGEVSPWSEPATAEVGLLVPDDWSAVFVTPDWDEDPQTDQPSPFLRREFDLRGPVRSARLHATALGVYEAEINGTRVGDDVLAPGWTAYDKRLRHQTYDVTGLLRPGRNALGAILGDGWFRGRIGFDGKTRAVYGDRLALLAQLEVEYVDGTTERVTTDGSWRAATGPVVASGLYDGEAYDARRERSGWSEPGHDESGWRGVRVVERDFSTLVAPNGPQVRRIEEIAPVSVTTTASGKMLLDFGQNLVGRLRLTVSGEAGRVVTLRHAEVLEGGELCTRPLRTAAATDTYTLRGQGTEVFEPRFTFHGFRYAEITGAPDGFDPTTVRAVVLHSDLARTGFFECSDDLVNRLHENVVWGMRGNFLDVPTDCPQRDERLGWTGDIQVFSPSASYLYDSAGFLSSWLADLAAEQGADGVVPFVVPKVGVAGADTPTAAWGDAAVLVPWVLHERYGDTGLLAAQYDSMRGWVEHVASIAGAGRLWDSGFQFGDWLDPTAPAGRPDGAATPGELVATAYFARSTELLARTAEILGRDEDAERYRVLVEEIRVAFQAEYVTGAGRVMADAPTAYALALCFDLLASDAQRAHAGDRLAQLVRAGGHKIATGFVGTPLICDALTRTGHADTAYRLLLQRECPSWLYPVTMGATTIWERWDSLLPDGTINPSGMTSFNHYALGAVADWLHRTVAGLAPAAPGYRRLRVEPRPGGGLTRARAGLRTPYGYAEVAWSLAGTELTVEALVPPNTTAEVVLPDSGADAFEVGSGRYSWTVPYEFADSERAPLSVDMSIDNLLDREEAARAFKDLLIEYIPEAAAFIDSGSGAPVGTTVRAIAGMVPDGESFLSDLQARFAELEGRV, translated from the coding sequence GTGAATCAGGAAACGCTTGACCGGGCGGGTGTCGTTGCCGATGTCCGTTTCGAGCACGTACGCGATGCGCTGGGCCTCGGCACCGGTCGCCCCCGGCTGTCGTGGACCACTCTCACGCAGGCCCGGGACTGGACCCAGAGGGCGTACGAGGTGGAGCTGACCGTCCCGGACGGCGATACTCCGGCCGTGAGGATGCGGGTCGAGTCGGCCGACTCCGTCCTTGTGACGTGGCCGTTCGAGCCGCTCCCGGCACGCGGCAGGGCCACCGTCCGCGTCCGCGTCACCGGCTCCGACGGTGAGGTCTCGCCCTGGAGCGAACCGGCGACGGCCGAGGTCGGCCTGCTCGTCCCGGACGACTGGTCGGCCGTCTTCGTCACCCCGGACTGGGACGAGGACCCGCAGACAGACCAGCCCTCCCCGTTCCTGCGGCGCGAGTTCGACCTGCGCGGCCCGGTGCGCTCGGCCCGCTTGCATGCCACCGCGCTCGGCGTGTACGAGGCGGAGATCAACGGCACCCGTGTCGGCGACGACGTGCTTGCCCCGGGCTGGACGGCGTACGACAAGCGCCTGCGCCACCAGACCTACGACGTCACCGGTCTGCTGCGCCCCGGCCGCAACGCCCTCGGCGCGATCCTCGGCGACGGCTGGTTCCGTGGTCGCATCGGGTTCGACGGCAAGACGCGTGCCGTCTACGGCGACCGGCTCGCCCTGCTCGCCCAACTGGAGGTGGAGTACGTGGACGGCACCACGGAGCGCGTCACGACCGACGGTTCGTGGCGGGCCGCCACCGGCCCGGTCGTCGCCTCCGGTCTCTACGACGGCGAGGCCTACGACGCCCGCCGGGAACGGTCCGGCTGGTCGGAGCCCGGCCACGACGAGTCCGGCTGGCGCGGGGTACGTGTCGTCGAACGCGACTTCTCCACCCTCGTGGCGCCCAACGGCCCGCAGGTGCGCCGCATCGAGGAGATCGCTCCGGTCTCCGTGACCACCACTGCGTCCGGCAAGATGCTCCTGGACTTCGGTCAGAACCTCGTGGGCCGACTCCGCCTCACTGTGTCCGGCGAGGCGGGCCGCGTCGTTACCCTGCGCCACGCCGAGGTACTGGAGGGCGGCGAGCTGTGCACCAGGCCGCTGCGCACGGCCGCCGCCACCGACACATACACCCTGCGTGGGCAGGGCACGGAGGTCTTCGAGCCCCGCTTCACCTTCCACGGCTTCCGGTACGCCGAGATCACGGGAGCGCCCGACGGCTTCGACCCGACGACCGTACGCGCCGTCGTCCTCCACTCCGACCTGGCGCGCACGGGCTTCTTCGAGTGCTCCGACGACCTTGTCAACCGCCTGCACGAGAACGTGGTGTGGGGCATGCGCGGCAACTTCCTCGACGTTCCCACCGACTGCCCGCAGCGTGACGAGCGGCTCGGCTGGACCGGCGACATCCAGGTCTTCTCGCCCAGCGCCTCCTACCTCTACGACAGCGCCGGCTTCCTCAGTTCCTGGCTGGCCGATCTCGCCGCCGAGCAGGGCGCCGACGGCGTCGTGCCGTTCGTGGTGCCCAAGGTGGGGGTGGCCGGCGCCGACACCCCGACCGCGGCCTGGGGCGACGCCGCCGTGTTGGTGCCGTGGGTGCTCCACGAGCGGTATGGCGACACCGGCCTCCTCGCCGCCCAGTACGACTCGATGCGTGGCTGGGTGGAGCACGTCGCCTCGATCGCGGGCGCGGGCCGACTGTGGGACAGCGGCTTTCAGTTCGGGGACTGGCTCGACCCGACGGCCCCGGCCGGCCGGCCCGACGGCGCCGCGACCCCGGGCGAACTCGTCGCCACGGCCTACTTCGCCCGCTCCACCGAACTCCTTGCCCGCACCGCCGAGATTCTGGGCCGCGACGAGGACGCCGAGCGCTACCGCGTCCTGGTCGAGGAGATCCGCGTCGCGTTCCAGGCGGAATACGTCACCGGCGCCGGACGGGTGATGGCCGACGCACCGACCGCGTACGCCCTCGCCCTCTGCTTCGACCTGCTGGCCTCCGACGCCCAGCGCGCCCACGCCGGCGACCGGCTCGCCCAACTCGTCCGCGCGGGCGGTCACAAGATCGCGACCGGCTTCGTCGGCACCCCGCTGATCTGCGACGCCCTGACCCGCACCGGCCACGCCGACACCGCCTACCGGCTGCTCCTCCAGCGGGAGTGCCCGTCCTGGCTCTACCCGGTCACCATGGGCGCGACCACCATCTGGGAGCGCTGGGACAGCCTGCTGCCCGACGGGACGATCAACCCGAGCGGGATGACCTCCTTCAACCACTACGCGCTGGGCGCTGTCGCCGACTGGCTGCACCGCACGGTCGCCGGTCTCGCCCCCGCCGCGCCCGGCTACCGCCGCCTGCGTGTGGAACCGCGACCGGGCGGCGGACTCACCCGCGCGAGGGCAGGACTGCGCACGCCGTACGGCTACGCGGAGGTGGCCTGGTCCCTGGCGGGGACGGAGCTGACGGTCGAAGCACTCGTGCCGCCGAACACGACCGCCGAGGTCGTCCTGCCGGACAGCGGCGCCGACGCCTTCGAGGTCGGCTCGGGCCGGTACAGCTGGACGGTGCCGTACGAGTTCGCGGACTCTGAACGGGCCCCGTTGTCCGTGGACATGAGCATCGACAACCTGTTGGACCGCGAGGAGGCCGCCCGCGCCTTCAAGGACCTGCTGATCGAGTACATCCCGGAGGCGGCCGCCTTCATCGACAGCGGGTCGGGGGCTCCAGTCGGCACGACTGTGCGGGCGATCGCGGGGATGGTCCCCGACGGCGAGAGCTTCCTTTCCGACCTGCAAGCCAGGTTCGCAGAACTGGAGGGCCGCGTCTGA
- a CDS encoding MFS transporter — MGARFALIALALMWPTQLLSLAGLLGGNAQASVALHFRTTEIGWFILVNALVATVITPFVVKAADFYGKRNVMIAITLLGLVGDIVAALATSYGMLLVGRGIAGFYGPIAALAYASVRELFPPKHVGAASGLIGSGIAFVALGGPFLTGWVIDSFGFRGVMWSLATATAIGLLLLLTVVPETPHRAERTKVNWLGGALLGGGAAALTYGIGKGGEWGWTDARTLAFMLGGVAAVLLYVVTDVKAAHPLFDLTMMSRRSVWTVMLATALISATVFGTGVISQLLVLFPKIPGVSDGLGMTATHYAIIGIPASILILAVGFGTGVALRKVDARLPLGLGAALAAVGFLLQRQWHYGDTQLMLLGTVSAIALGLIVSSVPVLIIEAVTPDAQATANGLQGMIQGVFTTVITQLVYVILAKNSTVYQGTRFYHDVAFKNAMLLGAGLALLGLLAAALIPRLKRAQDIEPETAVAAS; from the coding sequence ATGGGAGCCCGCTTCGCCCTCATCGCTCTCGCCCTGATGTGGCCCACCCAGCTGCTGTCGCTGGCGGGCCTGCTCGGCGGCAACGCGCAGGCCTCCGTCGCGCTGCACTTCCGCACCACGGAGATCGGCTGGTTCATCCTCGTCAACGCGCTGGTCGCCACCGTGATCACGCCGTTCGTCGTGAAGGCCGCCGACTTCTACGGCAAGCGCAACGTCATGATCGCCATCACTCTGCTCGGCCTCGTCGGTGACATCGTCGCCGCGCTGGCCACCAGCTACGGCATGCTGCTGGTCGGCCGGGGCATAGCGGGCTTCTACGGCCCCATCGCGGCCCTCGCCTATGCCTCCGTCCGCGAGCTCTTCCCGCCCAAGCACGTGGGCGCGGCCAGCGGCCTGATCGGCAGCGGCATCGCCTTCGTGGCCCTGGGCGGCCCCTTCCTCACCGGCTGGGTGATCGACAGCTTCGGCTTCCGAGGCGTGATGTGGTCACTGGCCACCGCCACGGCGATCGGTCTGCTGCTCCTGCTCACCGTGGTACCCGAAACCCCGCACCGTGCGGAGCGCACGAAGGTGAACTGGCTCGGCGGCGCGCTCCTCGGCGGCGGCGCCGCGGCCCTCACCTACGGCATCGGCAAGGGCGGCGAGTGGGGCTGGACCGACGCTCGCACCCTGGCCTTCATGCTCGGCGGTGTCGCGGCAGTCCTGCTCTACGTGGTGACCGACGTCAAGGCCGCCCATCCGCTGTTCGACCTGACCATGATGTCCCGCCGCTCCGTCTGGACCGTCATGCTGGCCACAGCACTCATCTCCGCGACCGTCTTCGGCACCGGCGTGATCAGCCAGCTGCTGGTGCTCTTCCCCAAGATCCCCGGCGTCTCCGACGGCCTCGGCATGACCGCCACGCACTACGCGATCATCGGCATCCCCGCCAGCATCCTCATCCTGGCCGTCGGCTTCGGCACCGGCGTCGCCCTGCGCAAGGTCGACGCCCGGCTGCCGCTGGGCCTCGGCGCGGCCCTGGCCGCCGTCGGTTTCCTCCTTCAGCGGCAATGGCACTACGGCGACACCCAGCTGATGCTGCTGGGCACCGTGTCCGCCATCGCCCTGGGCCTGATCGTGTCCTCGGTACCGGTCCTGATCATCGAAGCGGTGACGCCCGACGCGCAGGCCACCGCCAACGGGCTCCAGGGCATGATCCAGGGCGTGTTCACCACCGTCATCACACAGCTCGTCTACGTCATCCTCGCCAAGAACAGCACGGTCTACCAGGGCACCCGCTTCTACCACGACGTCGCCTTCAAGAACGCGATGCTGCTCGGCGCCGGCCTCGCACTCCTCGGACTCCTCGCCGCCGCCCTGATCCCCCGGCTCAAGCGCGCCCAGGACATCGAACCGGAGACAGCCGTGGCCGCCTCCTGA
- a CDS encoding beta-glucosidase family protein has protein sequence MTRRQTVDEADLTRRLNAMSLKEKVTLLTGGDAWTLTPVAAAGLASLALSDGPVGPRGTAFGDTAAPSLLFPSPTSLSAAWDEDTAYEAGRLMGLKAREMGIHVLLAPTVNLHRSPLGGRHFECYSEDPHLTARTTVGFIKGVQSTGVAATVKHFVGNDSETERMTYDARIDEKTLRETYLPPFEAAVREAGAWVVMAAYNSVNGKSMTENGELLNSLLKEEWGFDGVVVSDWQATRSTEDSALAGLDLVMPGPDGPWGDALLAAVTEGRVPESVIDEKVRRILRLAARTGALDGMDGTDSTVGADVAPVPEDVRSRIRDLAVRGSVLLRNDGLLPLRTDALRKVALIGPNAVRFTAQGGGSAHVTPEHIVTPLEGLRRALGDNVELTVRQGVFPHAALLPLDGDTATDPVTGEPGARLEYRTADNTVVSEEHKDPASTWFPILLSDEVAELVVRTRLTLRESGIHRLSVLGPGHITLQVPGNEPQTHEQLQDNDDIGSLVLYPPSHTFAFPAAEGETEILVRFRPQRHLPYPITLLGLGYDTPRGTDDEELEAAVVTASDADAVILMVGSDAHTESESVDRTTLTLRGRQDELVERVCAANPRTAVVVNAGSPFLLPWADRPAALLWSWFPGQEGGDAIADILTGTEPGGRLPTTFPTTETDVPVLSTQPVDGTLDYTEGELIGHRAYTASGTAPLFPFGHGLSYTTWDYQDLVVTGDMERGLTVRVTLRNTGERSGREVVQAYLDPVDGDHPRRLVGFAAVEASASESVIATITVPAKALSLWTPAGWAARSGPHQLRVGRSAAVLPLTAAVPRSS, from the coding sequence ATGACTCGTCGACAGACGGTGGACGAAGCGGATCTCACCCGGCGCCTCAACGCCATGTCCCTCAAGGAGAAGGTGACCCTGCTCACCGGCGGCGACGCCTGGACCCTGACACCGGTCGCCGCCGCCGGCCTCGCTTCCCTCGCCCTGTCCGACGGGCCCGTGGGCCCTCGCGGCACCGCCTTCGGCGACACCGCGGCCCCCTCCCTCCTCTTCCCCAGCCCCACCTCACTCTCCGCGGCCTGGGACGAGGACACCGCATACGAGGCCGGCCGCCTCATGGGCCTGAAGGCGCGGGAAATGGGCATTCACGTCCTGCTCGCCCCCACCGTCAACCTGCACCGATCCCCACTGGGCGGACGGCACTTCGAGTGCTACTCCGAAGATCCGCACCTCACTGCCCGCACCACGGTCGGCTTCATCAAGGGCGTGCAGTCGACCGGCGTGGCGGCCACCGTCAAGCACTTCGTCGGCAACGACTCCGAAACCGAGCGGATGACATACGACGCCCGGATCGACGAGAAGACCCTGCGCGAGACGTATCTGCCGCCCTTCGAGGCCGCCGTGCGGGAGGCCGGCGCCTGGGTCGTGATGGCGGCCTACAACTCGGTCAACGGCAAGTCGATGACCGAGAACGGCGAGCTGCTGAACAGTCTGCTGAAGGAGGAGTGGGGATTCGACGGCGTCGTTGTCTCCGACTGGCAGGCCACAAGGTCCACCGAGGACTCGGCCCTGGCCGGGCTCGACCTGGTCATGCCGGGCCCCGACGGGCCGTGGGGCGACGCCCTGCTGGCCGCCGTCACTGAGGGCCGGGTTCCCGAAAGCGTGATCGATGAAAAGGTCCGCCGCATCCTGCGGCTGGCCGCGCGGACCGGGGCACTCGACGGCATGGACGGCACAGACAGCACGGTCGGCGCGGACGTCGCTCCGGTACCGGAGGATGTGCGCTCCCGCATACGGGATCTCGCGGTCCGCGGTTCTGTACTCCTGCGCAACGACGGTCTGCTCCCCCTGCGTACCGACGCCCTGCGCAAGGTGGCCCTGATCGGTCCCAACGCCGTCCGCTTCACCGCGCAGGGCGGTGGCAGCGCCCATGTCACCCCCGAGCACATCGTCACCCCGCTCGAAGGACTGCGCCGGGCACTCGGCGACAACGTCGAGCTCACCGTCCGCCAGGGCGTCTTCCCGCACGCGGCGCTCCTTCCGCTGGACGGGGACACGGCCACCGACCCGGTCACCGGCGAACCCGGTGCACGACTGGAGTACCGGACGGCCGACAACACCGTGGTCTCCGAGGAGCACAAAGACCCCGCGAGCACCTGGTTCCCGATCCTCCTCTCCGACGAGGTGGCGGAACTGGTCGTACGGACCCGTCTCACACTCCGGGAATCCGGCATCCACCGGCTGTCGGTGCTCGGCCCCGGCCACATCACGCTCCAGGTCCCCGGAAACGAACCACAGACCCACGAACAGCTCCAGGACAACGACGACATCGGCTCGCTGGTGCTCTACCCTCCCTCGCACACCTTCGCCTTCCCCGCGGCCGAGGGCGAGACCGAGATCCTGGTGCGCTTCCGGCCGCAACGTCATCTGCCGTACCCCATCACCCTGTTGGGCCTCGGGTACGACACCCCGCGCGGCACCGACGACGAGGAGTTGGAGGCGGCCGTCGTCACCGCTTCGGACGCCGACGCCGTCATCCTGATGGTCGGCAGCGACGCGCACACCGAGTCCGAGAGCGTCGACCGCACAACCCTCACCCTGCGAGGCCGACAGGACGAACTCGTCGAACGGGTCTGCGCCGCCAACCCGCGTACGGCCGTCGTCGTCAACGCCGGCTCCCCCTTCCTCCTCCCCTGGGCGGACCGGCCCGCCGCCCTGCTCTGGTCGTGGTTCCCCGGCCAGGAAGGCGGCGATGCCATCGCCGACATCCTCACCGGGACCGAGCCGGGCGGCCGCCTGCCCACCACCTTTCCCACCACCGAGACCGACGTCCCGGTCCTGTCCACCCAGCCGGTCGACGGAACCCTGGACTACACGGAGGGCGAACTGATCGGCCACCGCGCCTACACCGCTTCCGGCACCGCTCCCCTCTTCCCCTTCGGCCACGGACTGTCCTACACGACCTGGGACTACCAGGACCTCGTCGTCACCGGCGACATGGAACGCGGACTCACGGTTCGGGTCACGCTCCGCAACACCGGGGAGCGCTCGGGCCGCGAGGTCGTCCAGGCCTACCTGGATCCGGTCGACGGCGACCACCCGCGGCGCCTCGTCGGGTTCGCCGCGGTCGAGGCGAGCGCGAGTGAGTCCGTGATCGCCACGATCACCGTGCCCGCAAAGGCCCTCAGCCTCTGGACCCCGGCCGGCTGGGCCGCACGATCCGGGCCGCACCAGCTTCGGGTGGGGCGTTCGGCGGCCGTTCTCCCGCTGACCGCCGCCGTACCGCGGTCGTCATGA